AAGCGAACCATGCGGCAGTACGTGCTCCGTTCGGTGTAACGTAGCCACTGACAGTGGCATCGTTCCCGTTGATATCCGTTGCACTACCGGTCGTCACGGACGGCGCTGTCTGTCCACGTGAGTTTGTGGTCCACAACGCTGTCAGAATCAAGACTGTGGCGAAAGAAGACGACAATCGCCTCTTTAAGTTCAATCCGGAAAAAAATCCCGTACAGTTCATATCGCTCTCCTCCTCCTTCGATCATTGTTTCTGTAAGAGTCAACTGCTCTGCCGCACAAGTCGCTGGGGCGTCGCTGCGGCTCGACTCCAATTAAAGAGAAGCGAGAGCGAGGTGTTATAGGCGATGAACGGTATTTAACTAGGTAATAGTACCTATCAATCCTCTAGCGAGCGCACTGAGGGTGCAATTCAAACCCGCTTTAGAAACTGCAGGAGGGTTTTTGCGATATTACATCAATACATGTCTTTATGTTCGATAGCGAATTTCAGAAGGGCATTTGTCCCGTGAATGCCGAGCTTCGCGCATATGTTTGAACGGTGTGCTGACACTGTTTTCGGACTGACAAACATTTCGGCTGCGATTTCTCTAGTTGATTTGCTTTTCGAAATCATCTCCAGGACTTTTCTCTCCGTTGCAGTCAATGAGTCGATCCCAAGTCTCTTCTCGAGCCCTTTGACGAACTTCAAGCTTCGCTTCATCAAATGACCGGACAGCATCGGACTGATGTAACTCTTTCCGGCGAGGACAGACTTCAGGCACGCGACTACATCGGCGGCTGCGCTGTCCTTCAAGAGATATCCTGTGATGCCGGCATCCATGGCAAGCTCGAAATGCTCCGCGTCTTCGTACATCGTGAGAATCACGATCTCCGTTTTCATCTTTTGGCGAATGACTTCTTTTGCGACTGCGATTCCGTCCAGCCGCGGCATGTTAATATCAAG
The window above is part of the Candidatus Kryptoniota bacterium genome. Proteins encoded here:
- a CDS encoding response regulator transcription factor, encoding MKSTSRRKQPYPRRSVIIADDHPLFRKGLKDFVTSSGEYEVVAESSDGEEALRLIKQLQPAAAILDINMPRLDGIAVAKEVIRQKMKTEIVILTMYEDAEHFELAMDAGITGYLLKDSAAADVVACLKSVLAGKSYISPMLSGHLMKRSLKFVKGLEKRLGIDSLTATERKVLEMISKSKSTREIAAEMFVSPKTVSAHRSNICAKLGIHGTNALLKFAIEHKDMY